A DNA window from Pseudomonas wuhanensis contains the following coding sequences:
- a CDS encoding cobyric acid synthase, giving the protein MTTLMVQGTTSDAGKSTLVTALCRWVTRQGVSVVPFKPQNMALNSAVTADGGEIGRAQAVQAQAANLEPHTDMNPVLLKPNSDTGAQVIIHGRAVTTMNAVAYHDYKAIAMQAVLASHERLSAAYPVVMVEGAGSPAEINLRAGDIANMGFAEAVDCPVVLIADINRGGVFAHLVGTLELLSPSEQARVKGFIINRFRGDIALLQPGLDWLEARTGKPVIGVLPYVMDLHLEAEDGLDQRQTDKADQVLNVVVPVLPRISNHTDFDPLRLHPQVDLQFIGPGQVIPPADLIILPGSKSVRSDLAYLRANGWDAAISRHLRYGGKILGICGGLQMLGEQVHDPLGLEGAPGSSAGLGLLAFETQLEEEKQLRNVRGRLVLEDAEVSGYEIHAGVTTGPALENPAVQLDDGRCDGAQSIDGQIFGTYLHGLFESPAACSALLRWAGLQDVQEVDYHALRERDIERLADLVEKHLDTSLLRELCGI; this is encoded by the coding sequence ATGACTACGTTGATGGTGCAAGGCACCACATCGGACGCCGGTAAAAGCACGCTGGTGACGGCGCTGTGTCGCTGGGTGACGCGCCAGGGCGTGAGTGTCGTGCCGTTCAAGCCGCAGAACATGGCCCTCAATAGCGCGGTAACCGCCGACGGTGGTGAGATCGGCCGTGCTCAAGCGGTGCAGGCCCAAGCCGCCAACCTCGAACCGCACACCGACATGAACCCGGTGCTGCTCAAACCCAATAGCGATACTGGCGCCCAAGTGATCATTCATGGTCGCGCGGTCACGACGATGAACGCTGTCGCCTATCACGACTACAAAGCCATCGCCATGCAAGCGGTGTTGGCCTCTCATGAGCGTTTGAGCGCAGCGTATCCGGTGGTGATGGTCGAAGGAGCGGGTTCGCCGGCAGAGATCAACCTTCGCGCCGGCGACATCGCCAACATGGGTTTTGCCGAGGCGGTGGACTGCCCGGTGGTATTGATCGCCGACATCAATCGCGGTGGTGTTTTCGCGCATTTGGTCGGTACGCTGGAGCTGCTGTCGCCCAGCGAACAGGCGCGAGTCAAAGGCTTCATCATCAACCGTTTTCGCGGCGACATCGCCTTGCTGCAACCTGGCCTCGATTGGCTGGAGGCGCGCACCGGCAAACCGGTGATCGGCGTCTTGCCGTACGTGATGGACCTGCACCTTGAGGCTGAGGACGGCCTCGATCAGCGTCAGACCGACAAGGCCGATCAAGTGCTCAACGTGGTGGTGCCGGTGTTGCCGCGCATCAGCAACCACACCGATTTCGATCCGCTGCGCCTGCATCCGCAAGTGGACCTGCAATTCATCGGCCCCGGTCAGGTTATTCCGCCGGCCGACCTGATCATTCTTCCCGGCTCGAAAAGCGTGCGCAGCGACCTCGCGTATCTGCGGGCCAACGGCTGGGATGCGGCTATCTCGAGGCACTTGCGCTACGGCGGAAAAATACTGGGAATCTGCGGCGGTCTGCAAATGCTCGGCGAGCAGGTGCACGATCCGCTGGGCCTCGAAGGCGCGCCGGGTTCCAGTGCCGGTTTGGGCCTGCTGGCGTTCGAAACGCAGCTCGAAGAAGAGAAGCAGTTGCGCAATGTGCGTGGGCGTCTGGTGCTGGAAGATGCGGAGGTCAGCGGCTATGAAATTCATGCCGGCGTGACTACCGGGCCGGCGCTGGAAAACCCAGCGGTGCAGCTGGACGATGGTCGCTGCGATGGTGCGCAAAGTATCGATGGGCAGATTTTCGGTACGTATCTGCATGGTTTGTTCGAGTCACCGGCAGCGTGCAGTGCGCTGTTGCGCTGGGCCGGGTTGCAGGATGTGCAGGAAGTCGATTACCACGCTTTGCGCGAGCGCGATATCGAACGGTTGGCGGATCTGGTGGAGAAGCATCTGGATACCTCGCTGTTGCGAGAGCTCTGTGGGATTTGA
- a CDS encoding glutathione peroxidase codes for MLMRWLAVPALLMAFTGLAQAAECPELFKGSLPKLRAKESIDLCQRFAGKPLVVVNTASFCGFAPQFKGLEALYQRYKDQGLEVVGVPSNDFKQESKDGAETAKVCYVNYGVTFTMTETQKVRGDDATHLFKFLAEQSSSPKWNFYKYVVDRQGKVIANFSSLTKPDNPEFIEAVEKALASKP; via the coding sequence ATGCTGATGCGCTGGCTTGCAGTTCCCGCGTTGTTGATGGCTTTTACCGGGTTGGCCCAAGCGGCAGAATGCCCGGAATTGTTCAAAGGCTCATTGCCCAAGCTGCGGGCCAAGGAATCCATCGATCTGTGCCAGCGCTTCGCCGGCAAGCCGCTGGTGGTGGTCAATACCGCGAGCTTCTGTGGCTTCGCTCCGCAGTTCAAAGGCCTTGAGGCGTTGTATCAGCGTTATAAGGATCAAGGACTTGAGGTGGTCGGTGTTCCGTCCAATGACTTCAAGCAAGAGTCCAAAGATGGCGCAGAGACTGCCAAAGTCTGTTACGTGAACTACGGCGTGACCTTCACCATGACCGAAACACAGAAAGTCCGTGGCGATGATGCAACGCATTTGTTCAAGTTCCTTGCTGAACAAAGCAGTTCGCCGAAGTGGAATTTCTACAAGTACGTGGTCGATCGCCAAGGCAAGGTGATCGCCAATTTCTCCAGCCTGACCAAACCTGACAATCCCGAGTTCATCGAGGCGGTGGAGAAAGCTCTGGCTTCGAAGCCCTGA
- a CDS encoding MarR family winged helix-turn-helix transcriptional regulator has translation MLPSQCLCTNLRRAARGVSRHYDGALDGFGINVAQYSLLCNLQRLDQPSISSLAEAMGLDRSTLGRNLRVLEGEGLVTLVEGEDMRNRIVLLTETGRERLAAALPAWEAAQQRLIDRLGAEKREILLKLLDELA, from the coding sequence ATGCTTCCTTCTCAATGTTTGTGCACTAACCTGCGTCGCGCCGCTCGTGGCGTCAGCAGGCATTATGACGGCGCCCTCGACGGCTTCGGGATTAACGTTGCCCAGTATTCTCTGCTGTGCAATCTGCAGCGTCTGGATCAGCCGAGCATCTCGTCGCTGGCCGAAGCCATGGGCCTGGATCGCAGCACCCTCGGGCGCAATCTGCGGGTGCTGGAGGGCGAAGGCCTGGTGACGTTGGTCGAGGGCGAGGACATGCGCAATCGCATCGTCCTGCTCACCGAAACGGGCCGTGAACGTCTGGCAGCGGCCTTGCCGGCTTGGGAAGCGGCGCAGCAGCGGTTGATCGACCGTCTGGGTGCCGAGAAGCGCGAAATCTTGCTGAAACTGCTGGATGAACTGGCCTGA
- a CDS encoding MFS transporter encodes MTSMWRTCGWVLLGSALILALSLGVRHGFGLFLAPMSAEFGWGREVFAFAIALQNLIWGLAQPFTGALADRFGAAKVVLIGGVLYALGLVFMGLSDSAVTLSLSAGLLIGIGLSGTSFSVILGVVGRAVPPEKRSMGMGIASAAGSFGQFAMLPGTLGLIGWLGWSAALLVLGLVVALIVPLVSILKDKPLPVLGHEQTLSEALREACSHSGFWLLAFGFFVCGFQVVFIGVHLPAYLVDQHLPASVGTTVLALIGLFNIFGTYTAGWLGGRMSKPRLLTGLYLLRAVVIVLFLWAPVTQVTAYLFGMAMGFLWLSTVPLTNGTVATLFGVRNLSMLGGIVFLFHQLGSFLGGWLGGVVYDRTGSYDLIWQVAILLSLVAAALNWPVREQPVARLQTRMSAA; translated from the coding sequence ATGACATCAATGTGGCGTACATGCGGTTGGGTGCTGTTGGGCAGTGCGCTGATTCTGGCGTTGTCCCTGGGTGTGCGACACGGCTTCGGGTTGTTTCTGGCGCCCATGAGCGCCGAGTTCGGCTGGGGCCGCGAAGTGTTTGCCTTCGCCATTGCTTTGCAGAACCTGATCTGGGGCTTGGCGCAGCCATTCACCGGCGCACTGGCCGACCGCTTTGGTGCCGCGAAAGTGGTGTTGATCGGTGGTGTTCTGTACGCGTTGGGTTTGGTGTTCATGGGGCTGTCCGATTCGGCGGTGACCTTGTCCTTGAGCGCCGGCCTGTTGATTGGTATCGGCCTGTCCGGCACCTCGTTCTCGGTGATCCTCGGCGTGGTGGGCCGTGCCGTGCCACCGGAAAAACGCAGCATGGGCATGGGGATCGCCAGCGCCGCCGGTTCTTTCGGTCAGTTCGCCATGTTGCCCGGCACGCTGGGGCTGATCGGCTGGCTTGGCTGGTCCGCGGCATTGCTGGTGCTGGGCCTGGTGGTGGCGCTGATCGTGCCGCTGGTGAGCATACTCAAGGACAAACCGCTGCCGGTTCTCGGGCACGAGCAAACCCTCTCTGAAGCGCTACGCGAAGCCTGTTCCCATTCAGGATTCTGGCTGTTGGCGTTCGGCTTTTTTGTCTGCGGTTTTCAAGTGGTGTTCATCGGCGTGCACTTGCCGGCCTATCTGGTGGACCAACACTTGCCAGCCTCCGTCGGCACCACGGTGCTGGCGCTGATCGGGCTGTTCAATATCTTCGGCACCTATACAGCTGGCTGGCTCGGCGGGCGGATGTCCAAGCCGCGCCTGCTCACCGGCCTGTATCTGTTGCGGGCGGTAGTGATTGTGCTGTTCCTCTGGGCGCCGGTTACTCAGGTCACGGCTTATCTGTTCGGGATGGCCATGGGGTTTCTCTGGTTGTCGACGGTGCCCTTGACCAACGGCACGGTGGCGACCTTGTTCGGTGTACGAAATTTGTCCATGCTCGGTGGGATAGTTTTCCTCTTCCACCAGCTCGGGTCGTTCCTCGGTGGCTGGTTGGGTGGGGTGGTGTATGACCGAACCGGGAGTTACGACTTGATCTGGCAGGTGGCGATTCTCTTGAGTCTGGTGGCCGCAGCCCTGAATTGGCCGGTGCGCGAGCAGCCGGTGGCGCGTCTGCAAACCCGGATGAGTGCTGCATGA
- the cobC gene encoding alpha-ribazole phosphatase family protein, whose amino-acid sequence MILRLDLLRHGETELGGGLRGSLDDALTGKGWEQMRDAVIKQGPWNRLVSSPLQRCARFAQELGGQLGLPVQLDKDLQELHFGAWEGQSAAALMETSAEALGLFWADPYSFTPPEGEPVADFSARVLAAIERLHAAYAGERILLISHGGVMRLLLAQARGLPREQLLNVEVGHGALFSLSVESGVLLREAI is encoded by the coding sequence ATGATCTTGCGCCTGGACCTGCTGCGCCATGGCGAGACCGAACTCGGTGGCGGTTTGCGCGGCAGCCTCGACGATGCGCTGACCGGCAAGGGCTGGGAGCAAATGCGCGACGCGGTGATCAAGCAAGGGCCCTGGAATCGACTGGTCAGTTCACCGTTGCAGCGTTGCGCGCGTTTTGCGCAAGAGCTGGGGGGGCAATTGGGTTTGCCGGTGCAGCTGGATAAGGATCTGCAAGAGCTGCACTTCGGCGCCTGGGAAGGGCAGAGCGCAGCGGCGCTGATGGAAACCAGCGCCGAGGCGTTGGGCTTGTTCTGGGCCGATCCTTATTCGTTCACGCCGCCTGAAGGTGAGCCGGTGGCGGACTTTTCTGCACGAGTGTTGGCGGCCATCGAACGGCTGCACGCGGCCTATGCGGGTGAGCGGATCTTGCTGATCAGCCATGGCGGCGTCATGCGTTTATTGCTGGCTCAAGCGCGCGGATTGCCGCGTGAACAGTTGCTCAACGTTGAAGTCGGTCATGGCGCGTTGTTCTCGCTGTCGGTCGAGTCCGGTGTGTTGTTAAGGGAAGCGATCTGA
- the cobT gene encoding nicotinate-nucleotide--dimethylbenzimidazole phosphoribosyltransferase: MTHSWWLSPCKPIDAQAVEQAKARQQQLTKPAGSLGQLESVAVRLAGLQGQVKPTLDQLWIAIFAGDHGVVAEGVSAFPQEVTGQMLLNFVSGGAAISVLARQLGASLEVVDLGTVMPSLNLPGVRHLNVGPGTANFIQGPAMTQAQGELALQAGRDSVQRAIAAGAQLFIGGEMGIGNTTAASALACALLDCPVVHLAGPGTGLNAAGVSHKAQVIERALALHSAQRGDALQTLFNLGGFEIAALVGAYLACAQEGVAVLVDGFICSVAALVAVRLNPACREWLLFGHRGAEPGHRHVLETLSAEPLLDLGLRLGEGSGAALAVPLLRLACDLHGQMATFAEAAVADRPA; the protein is encoded by the coding sequence ATGACTCACTCCTGGTGGCTGAGCCCGTGCAAGCCAATCGACGCGCAAGCGGTCGAACAGGCGAAGGCGCGTCAACAGCAACTGACCAAGCCTGCTGGCTCTCTCGGCCAGCTCGAATCGGTGGCGGTGCGACTGGCCGGGCTGCAGGGGCAGGTCAAGCCGACGCTCGATCAGCTGTGGATTGCGATTTTTGCCGGTGACCATGGTGTGGTCGCCGAAGGTGTGTCGGCGTTTCCGCAGGAAGTCACCGGGCAGATGCTGCTCAACTTTGTCAGCGGCGGCGCGGCGATCAGCGTGTTGGCCCGGCAGTTGGGGGCGTCCCTGGAAGTGGTCGATCTCGGCACCGTCATGCCGTCATTGAATCTGCCGGGTGTGCGTCACCTGAATGTCGGCCCGGGCACGGCAAATTTCATCCAGGGGCCGGCGATGACTCAGGCCCAGGGCGAACTCGCTTTGCAGGCCGGTCGCGACAGTGTGCAACGCGCCATCGCGGCGGGCGCGCAGCTGTTCATCGGTGGCGAAATGGGCATCGGCAACACTACCGCAGCCAGCGCGTTGGCCTGTGCGTTGCTCGATTGCCCGGTGGTGCATCTGGCCGGGCCGGGCACCGGATTGAACGCGGCGGGTGTCAGCCATAAAGCCCAGGTCATCGAGCGTGCCTTGGCGTTGCACAGCGCTCAGCGGGGCGATGCGCTGCAGACCTTGTTCAATCTCGGCGGTTTCGAAATTGCTGCGCTGGTCGGCGCGTACCTGGCCTGTGCTCAGGAAGGTGTCGCGGTGTTGGTTGACGGGTTTATTTGCAGTGTCGCCGCGTTGGTGGCGGTGCGTTTGAATCCGGCCTGCCGTGAGTGGTTGCTGTTCGGTCATCGCGGCGCCGAGCCGGGTCATCGTCATGTGCTCGAAACCCTGAGCGCCGAACCGTTGCTGGACCTCGGTCTGCGACTGGGCGAGGGCAGTGGTGCGGCATTGGCCGTGCCATTGTTGCGTCTGGCCTGCGACCTGCACGGGCAGATGGCGACGTTCGCCGAAGCCGCAGTGGCGGATCGCCCGGCATGA
- the cbiB gene encoding adenosylcobinamide-phosphate synthase CbiB — translation MSVALLSVAAVALDALLGEPKRWHPLVAFGRFADRIEQRFNSGGRGWRSHGVTAWVMAVVPLTLLATAFSWAPYVGWIVEILVLYCALGMRSLGEHVEPVAKALRSDDLIEARKRVGYLVSRQTSELDETEVARAATESVLENGSDAVFAALFWFAVAGAPGVVLYRLSNTLDAMWGYRNDRFERFGWAAAKIDDVLNYIPARLVALTYALLGKTRLALKCWRTQGPTWDSPNAGPVMAAGAGALGVELGGAAIYHGELHQRPQLGEGVPADADSIDRGWQLVQRGVWLWLLILCVGAEFYA, via the coding sequence ATGAGTGTGGCGTTGTTGAGTGTCGCCGCGGTCGCGCTGGATGCGCTGCTGGGTGAACCCAAACGCTGGCATCCGCTGGTGGCGTTCGGTCGTTTTGCCGATCGCATCGAGCAACGTTTCAATTCCGGTGGCCGTGGCTGGCGCAGTCATGGCGTGACGGCCTGGGTGATGGCTGTCGTGCCGCTGACCTTGTTGGCCACCGCATTTTCCTGGGCGCCTTATGTCGGTTGGATCGTCGAGATTCTCGTGCTCTATTGTGCCCTCGGCATGCGCAGCCTTGGTGAACACGTCGAGCCGGTGGCCAAGGCCCTGCGCAGCGATGACTTGATCGAGGCGCGCAAACGTGTCGGCTATCTGGTCAGCCGTCAGACCAGCGAACTGGATGAAACCGAAGTCGCCCGCGCCGCCACCGAATCGGTGCTGGAGAACGGCAGCGATGCGGTGTTCGCCGCGCTGTTCTGGTTTGCCGTGGCGGGTGCGCCCGGCGTGGTGCTCTATCGCCTGAGCAACACCCTCGATGCGATGTGGGGTTATCGCAACGATCGCTTCGAACGTTTCGGTTGGGCCGCGGCGAAGATCGACGATGTTCTCAATTACATTCCTGCACGCCTGGTGGCGTTGACTTACGCGCTGCTGGGCAAAACCCGACTGGCGCTGAAGTGCTGGCGTACCCAGGGCCCGACCTGGGACAGCCCGAATGCCGGGCCGGTGATGGCGGCTGGTGCCGGTGCGCTGGGGGTCGAGTTGGGCGGGGCGGCGATCTATCACGGTGAACTGCATCAGCGTCCCCAGTTGGGCGAAGGCGTACCGGCGGATGCCGATTCCATCGACCGTGGCTGGCAATTGGTCCAGCGCGGGGTATGGTTATGGCTGCTGATTCTCTGCGTGGGGGCTGAATTCTATGCTTGA
- the cobD gene encoding threonine-phosphate decarboxylase CobD has translation MLEHGGRLRKAALEYGIAEADWLDLSSGLAPWPFPVPDIPLRAWARLPETDDGLEQAACDYYGAAQVLPVAGSQMAIQLLPRLRRAGKVGVLSPCYAEHAEAWRRNGYIVREVLESEVDFFLDSFDVLVVVNPNNPTGLSLTPARLLDWHARLAQRGGWLVVDEAFMDNTPHLSLAPFAHQIGLIVLRSFGKFFGLAGVRLGFVLAERKLLKLLAEQVGPWAVSGPTRVLGQACLTDTDGHTRQRIRTDEAGERLALLLEQYGFKPQGGCALFQWLITERAEALHEFMARRGILLRLFTHNSSVRFGLPADEADWLRLEQALEAYVKEAQ, from the coding sequence ATGCTTGAGCACGGTGGCCGCTTGCGCAAGGCGGCGCTTGAATACGGCATTGCCGAAGCCGATTGGCTCGACCTGTCCAGTGGCCTTGCGCCCTGGCCATTCCCGGTGCCGGACATCCCGCTGCGGGCCTGGGCACGGCTGCCGGAAACCGATGACGGACTTGAGCAGGCCGCCTGCGACTATTACGGTGCGGCCCAAGTGTTGCCGGTGGCCGGTTCGCAAATGGCGATCCAGTTACTGCCGCGTTTGCGCCGGGCCGGCAAGGTCGGCGTGCTGTCGCCGTGTTACGCCGAACACGCCGAAGCCTGGCGTCGCAACGGTTACATCGTGCGTGAAGTGCTGGAGTCGGAAGTCGATTTCTTTCTCGACAGCTTCGACGTGCTGGTGGTGGTCAATCCCAACAATCCCACGGGGCTGAGCCTGACCCCGGCTCGTCTGCTGGATTGGCATGCGCGGCTGGCCCAGCGCGGTGGCTGGTTGGTGGTGGACGAGGCGTTCATGGACAACACCCCGCATTTGAGTCTGGCGCCGTTCGCCCATCAGATCGGCTTGATCGTGCTGCGCTCCTTCGGCAAGTTTTTCGGCCTGGCCGGGGTGCGGCTGGGGTTTGTGCTGGCCGAGCGCAAGTTGCTCAAGCTGCTGGCCGAACAGGTCGGGCCTTGGGCGGTCAGCGGTCCGACCCGAGTGCTGGGTCAGGCGTGCCTGACGGATACGGACGGGCACACTCGACAGCGCATTCGCACTGACGAGGCCGGCGAGCGTCTGGCGTTGCTGCTTGAACAGTACGGTTTCAAACCTCAGGGCGGCTGTGCGTTGTTCCAATGGCTGATCACCGAGCGTGCCGAAGCGCTGCATGAATTCATGGCCCGGCGCGGCATTCTGCTGCGGTTGTTCACCCACAACAGCAGCGTGCGGTTTGGCTTGCCCGCCGATGAAGCGGATTGGCTGCGTCTCGAGCAAGCGCTTGAAGCTTACGTTAAGGAAGCGCAATGA
- a CDS encoding OmpP1/FadL family transporter — MKKVILKTTLSLAVALASTQLFASGFALNEQSISGMGTGFAGRSSSADDASTIFGNPAGMSRLKREQVTGGVAFIDAHADISDASSSPNGGTNKGDMVPFMGVPMGYYVKPIDDHWAFGVGVYAPFGLVTDYENGFAGRYFGSKSEVKIVTLQPTVSYAFNDKVSIGFGPTINRIDGTLESNLSLNPRAPDGTVKIKGDDTALGYNIGILVQATDSTRVGLTYHSKVKYKLEGDTKVNYNLLGALGQNPSQKYDASLDITTPESVDFSVTHQLDDKWTLYAGSTWTRWSRLKEISVENSGVPAALNSRFGTITEEQNWHDTWAHAIGASYQLNKQWVLRTGLSVDQAPTNNEDRSPRIPTGDRKIFSLGAGWSPTDDLTIDVAYSYLREESVKVNNSNGRQNYSAEYENYANGFGVGATYRF; from the coding sequence ATGAAAAAAGTAATACTCAAAACCACCCTTAGCCTCGCCGTTGCCTTGGCATCCACCCAGCTCTTCGCCAGTGGTTTTGCCCTCAACGAACAAAGCATCAGCGGGATGGGGACAGGTTTTGCCGGGCGATCTTCTTCTGCCGACGACGCATCCACTATTTTTGGTAACCCTGCCGGCATGTCTCGCCTCAAGCGCGAACAAGTGACCGGCGGTGTTGCATTTATCGACGCGCACGCTGACATCAGTGATGCCAGCTCCAGCCCGAATGGTGGAACCAACAAAGGTGACATGGTCCCTTTCATGGGCGTGCCCATGGGCTACTACGTAAAGCCAATCGATGATCACTGGGCATTCGGTGTTGGCGTATACGCACCGTTCGGCCTGGTGACCGACTACGAGAACGGCTTTGCCGGCCGTTATTTCGGCAGCAAAAGCGAAGTGAAAATCGTAACCCTGCAGCCAACCGTCAGCTACGCCTTCAACGACAAGGTGTCGATCGGTTTCGGTCCGACCATCAACCGCATTGACGGCACCCTGGAATCGAACCTGTCGCTGAACCCGCGCGCGCCGGACGGTACCGTCAAGATCAAGGGTGACGACACCGCACTGGGCTACAACATCGGGATTCTGGTTCAAGCCACCGACAGCACTCGCGTCGGCCTCACCTACCACTCGAAAGTGAAGTACAAGCTCGAAGGTGACACCAAGGTCAACTACAACCTCCTGGGGGCCCTCGGTCAGAACCCGAGCCAGAAGTACGACGCGTCGCTGGACATCACCACGCCTGAGTCGGTCGACTTCTCGGTTACTCACCAGTTGGACGACAAATGGACTCTCTACGCAGGCAGCACCTGGACTCGCTGGAGCCGCCTGAAAGAAATCTCCGTTGAGAACAGTGGCGTTCCTGCTGCCCTGAACAGTCGATTTGGCACCATCACTGAAGAACAGAACTGGCATGACACTTGGGCTCACGCCATCGGCGCTTCGTACCAGTTGAACAAACAATGGGTCCTGCGTACCGGTCTGTCTGTCGACCAGGCACCGACCAACAACGAAGACCGCTCCCCACGCATTCCGACTGGCGATCGCAAGATTTTCAGCCTTGGCGCTGGTTGGAGCCCGACCGACGACCTGACCATCGACGTAGCGTACTCGTACCTGCGCGAAGAGTCGGTCAAGGTCAACAACAGCAACGGTCGCCAGAACTACAGCGCCGAGTATGAAAACTATGCGAACGGTTTCGGTGTAGGCGCGACCTATCGTTTCTGA
- the bluB gene encoding 5,6-dimethylbenzimidazole synthase produces the protein MTDNAFSEAERAAVYRAIGERRDMRHFSGGTVEPELLRRLLEAAHQAPSVGLMQPWRFIRISDRALRGKIQQLVEDERVRTAEALGERSDEFMKLKVEGINDCAEVLVAALMDDRERHIFGRRTLPEMDMASLSCAIQNLWLASRAEGLGMGWVSLFEPQALADLLGLPTGAKPMAVLCLGPVKEFYPAPMLVLEGWAQARPLSELLYENYWGVSQ, from the coding sequence ATGACGGACAACGCCTTTTCCGAAGCCGAACGCGCTGCGGTCTACCGAGCCATCGGCGAACGCCGCGACATGCGCCACTTCAGCGGCGGCACCGTCGAGCCCGAGTTACTGCGCCGTCTGCTCGAAGCCGCGCATCAGGCCCCGAGTGTTGGCCTGATGCAGCCCTGGCGATTCATCCGCATCAGCGACCGGGCACTGCGCGGCAAGATTCAGCAGTTGGTGGAAGACGAACGCGTCCGCACCGCTGAAGCCCTCGGCGAGCGCTCCGACGAATTCATGAAGCTCAAGGTCGAAGGCATCAACGACTGCGCCGAGGTGCTGGTCGCCGCGCTGATGGACGATCGTGAGCGGCATATCTTCGGCCGTCGTACATTGCCGGAAATGGACATGGCCTCGCTGTCCTGCGCCATCCAGAATCTTTGGCTCGCGTCCCGCGCCGAAGGCCTGGGCATGGGCTGGGTGTCATTGTTCGAGCCGCAAGCGCTCGCGGACTTGCTGGGTTTACCGACCGGAGCCAAGCCTATGGCCGTTCTTTGCCTGGGACCGGTCAAGGAATTCTATCCGGCGCCGATGCTGGTACTCGAAGGTTGGGCGCAGGCGCGTCCACTCAGCGAGTTGCTGTATGAAAATTATTGGGGAGTGAGTCAATGA
- a CDS encoding adenosylcobinamide-GDP ribazoletransferase: MLPFWIALQFLSSLPIRLPGMPTPEELGRSLLFYPLVGLLFGAILWGLNWLLLGTPLLLHAALLLSIWVVLSGALHLDGLADSADAWLGGYGDRERTLTIMKDPRSGPIAVVTLVLVLLLKFAALLALIEQQHSVVLIIAPLISRSALLSLFLSTPYVRPGGLGQALADHLPRLAGKQVLAISAVACVLMAGLSGLWALALAAVVFVWLRQVMVRRLGGTTGDTAGALLELLEVAVLVGLAMLL; the protein is encoded by the coding sequence ATGTTGCCGTTCTGGATCGCCCTGCAATTTCTGAGCAGCCTGCCGATTCGCCTGCCGGGTATGCCGACGCCCGAGGAATTGGGCAGGTCATTGCTGTTTTATCCACTGGTCGGTTTGCTGTTCGGCGCGATTCTGTGGGGGCTGAACTGGCTATTGCTGGGTACGCCATTATTGCTTCATGCCGCGCTGCTGCTGAGCATTTGGGTCGTGCTCAGCGGCGCGTTGCACCTGGATGGTCTGGCCGATAGCGCCGATGCGTGGCTCGGTGGCTATGGCGATCGTGAACGCACCCTGACCATCATGAAAGATCCGCGCAGCGGGCCGATCGCCGTGGTGACGCTGGTATTGGTGTTGCTGCTCAAGTTCGCCGCGTTGCTGGCGTTGATCGAGCAGCAGCACAGCGTGGTCCTGATCATTGCTCCATTGATTAGCCGTAGCGCGTTGCTGAGCTTATTCCTCTCCACGCCTTACGTACGTCCGGGTGGATTGGGGCAGGCGCTGGCCGATCATCTGCCGCGTTTGGCCGGGAAGCAGGTGTTGGCGATCAGTGCGGTGGCTTGTGTGCTGATGGCTGGCCTCAGCGGTCTATGGGCGCTTGCATTGGCTGCGGTGGTGTTTGTCTGGTTGCGGCAAGTGATGGTGCGGCGATTGGGCGGGACAACGGGCGATACGGCAGGAGCGTTGCTTGAATTGCTGGAGGTGGCGGTGCTGGTGGGGCTTGCAATGCTGTTGTAG
- the cobU gene encoding bifunctional adenosylcobinamide kinase/adenosylcobinamide-phosphate guanylyltransferase produces the protein MLQLILGGARSGKSRLAEKLASDSGLTVTYIATSQPLDGEMNERVAHHRARRPAEWALIEEPLELARVLRENASADHCLLVDCLTLWLTNLLMLDDAERVSAEREALLDCLASLPGEIIFVSNETGMGVVPLGELTRRYVDEAGWLHQALAERCQRVVLTVAGLPLTLKGTAL, from the coding sequence ATGCTGCAACTGATCCTCGGCGGCGCCCGATCCGGCAAAAGTCGCCTGGCCGAGAAACTCGCGTCCGACAGTGGCCTGACAGTGACCTACATCGCCACCAGCCAACCCCTGGACGGTGAAATGAACGAACGGGTGGCCCATCACCGCGCCCGGCGTCCGGCCGAATGGGCATTGATCGAAGAACCGCTGGAGCTGGCCCGCGTACTGCGCGAAAACGCCAGTGCCGATCATTGCTTGCTGGTGGATTGTCTGACGCTGTGGCTGACCAATCTGCTGATGCTCGACGATGCAGAGCGCGTGTCGGCCGAGCGCGAAGCCCTGCTGGACTGCCTGGCATCGTTGCCGGGTGAAATCATTTTTGTCAGCAACGAGACCGGGATGGGTGTCGTACCGCTGGGTGAATTGACTCGCCGCTATGTTGATGAAGCCGGTTGGCTGCATCAAGCCTTGGCCGAGCGCTGTCAGCGAGTCGTCTTGACCGTCGCCGGCCTGCCCCTGACTTTGAAAGGAACTGCGTTATGA